Below is a genomic region from Persicimonas caeni.
GAAGACCCAAGGCAGGCCTAGATCGACTCCCGCCGGACTGCGGTTATTTCCCGTCGAGAAACCGAATTAACAATTAACAAAAGAGACGGATCGGCCCCGGTCTGAGCTCGAGAAGTGCAACCCAGAACCACAACATGTTGGGGTGTTTGCGATCCGCGACCCACTATATCTAGTGTGTCTGATTTGTAAACTAATTTTTTCGCATCCGAGGTCAAGAACAACGAAAACCGAATAATTGCGGAGGTTTAGAAAGGCCAGATTTTCGAGTGTCGTTTTTGAACGTATGTTCAGTATCGCGTGGGCGCCGAAAATGCAACACCGCGCACAGCCGCATCATAGCTGGATCAGAGAAAACCCGCCCCCTCAGAGAGCCGAGCTCGAGGGGGCAGAGCGCTCGGGCGATCACGTGATCGCCCGAGCGTTAATTTTGTGAAATTTTAGATTTGTGGTGTTAGCGACGCCGGCGTGTTTTTTGTTGTGCGCGACCCTCGTCGCCTTCCTCTTTGAGCACGTACACTTCGCCGCGCTCACGGTGGTAGACCCAGCCCTCGAAATTCTCGTCGAGATAGCGGGTGAAGTCCTCTTGAGGCTCGCCGGAGACGCGCTCGACCTCGGGGAGCTCCTCGACGTCTTCCGGGTGCTCGTCGAGCCAGTCGACGCTGTAGACGACGTACTCCTGGGGCACGCTCGGGTCGGCAGCGCCGCCGTAGACGGCGTCGAGCATGATGTCTTCGTTGACGTTGCCGCTGTTAGGAGGCGGCCACTCGTAATCACGCCCGGCCATGCGGCTCAGGCGAGCAAATCCTTCGTTGGTCGAGATGTCGTAATTCGACTTGAGTCGGTGGTATGCTCCGGGCATGGCTGTACCTCTCGTTTTAGTATTCAAATGAGATGGCCATGCAGGTGTCGTGGCGCCAGCTATTAGGGGCGAGGGCGAACGACGCCCTCGCGGAACTGCAATTTGGGGGTCATGTCAATGCGGCTGATGTGGTGCATGTACGCGACCCACAAATTGTAGTTTGCGCCGCCGTTCAGGCGCCCCTAATAGCTGGAGCTCGTCTGCTGCAAGGCCCCCAAATCTCATCTGAAACATAAGCCGCATAGGCCAAAATCAACCGGCCCACTCGTCTCGCACCCGGTGCAGGTCCTCAACAGTGTCGATCTCGCGCCATCCGCCGTCGATGGGCACCCACCCGACGTCGACGCCGCGGTCGATGAGCTCGCAGAAGAGATCGGTCAGGTAGGCCTTGCGAAACTTGGCCGCCGCCTGGAAGGGCTCGTCATCGCCATACTTGGCGCGCACGTCGGCGTAGACTTCGCGGAGTTGGCGCGCGCCCTCGGCGGTGTAGCGTGCCAGTCCGATAAACTCGCCGACGGCGTTCTCGGGGCCGACCTGCTTGCCCACGCGCAGAACGCGCTCGCCGTCGACCTCGGCCAACTCGGCCTGCTCGGGCGGGTGATCTTCGCGTCCCTCGTAGGCCAAGTGCCATTGGCGGTCGACCACCAGCGCGATGTCGTGAGGGCTGTGGACCGCCTGCTCGACGACCTGAGGCGTGTAGACGATGTCCGAGTAAGTCGACACGAACGGCCCGTCCATCGCCGAAGCCGCACAGAAGAGCGACAACAAGATATTGTTCGACTGGTAGTCGCTGTTCTCGTGGTAGGTCGCCCCGTCGACGACGAGCTTGTCGGCTAGGTAGCCGCGCACGATGTGGATGTCGTCGATGTCGTTCTTGGCGAACGCCTCGAGCTGGTAGCTCAAGATGGAGCGTCCGCCGATGTCGACCATGCACTTGGGGCGCTCGTCGGTGTAGTGCTCGAGGCGGCTGCCGAGGCCGGCGGCGATGATGATGGCTTTCATGGGTAGTTCGTCCTTTCGGGTGCTTCAATCTTGCAATGTCTTGCTTTCTGGCGCCCCCCATCCGCCCTTCGCTCCGCTACGGGCACCTTCCCCCGGGGGAAGGGCTGCCTTAGCGCGCCTGAATCACGTAGCTTCTCGCAAGAGCATCCCTTCCCCTTGGGGAAGGTGCCGAGCGCGCAGTTTAGCGCGAGGCGGATGGGGGGCCCCGAGAAGCTACGCTTCGCCAACTCGCAACAGCATCCCTTCCCCTTGGGGAAGGTGCCGAGCGCGCAGTTTAGCGCGAGGCGGATGGGGGGGCGCCAAAAAGCAACCACGTTGCTACTTATAAAACCCCGGCCTCCCCAACTTAACCAACACCCCCAACCCCGTCTTGCCCGCGTACAGCGCGTACACGCCCAAAAACAGGTACATGAACCAGGCCGATCCATCGAACCCGTCGAGCCCGTCGAGCAAAGCCAGGTACACAAACCACGACGGGTAGTGGACCAGCCACGAGGCGAAGCTTTGCACCAGCCACAACGCTTTGGGCATCAAACCTTTGGGCGCCCCCGACTTTCGGCGCGCCGACTCGCCCGGTTTGATGTCGCGGCCGGCGTACTCGGGACGGCGCACGAAGTTGGTCAGCGAGGTGGCGATGGACACCAGCGCCATGCCACCCAGTCCGACCAGCAGCCAGACCAGCTCGTCGTGGACGAGCCACAGGCGCACGCTGAACGCGCCCACCAAAATGAGGGCTTTGACCTCGTCGATCAGAAAGTCGAGGTAGGCGCCCACCTCGCTGGTCATCGACTTGAGCCGGGCGAGTTGGCCGTCGGCGCAGTCGAGGATGTAGGCGAACTGCAGGATGGCAGCGGCGACGAGCATGCCCGTCCAGTCGCGCATCAAGATGAGTGCGGCAGCGACCCCCAAGAAGGCCACCGCGCCCAGAAAGGTCACCTGATTGGGTGTCAGGGCGGTGCGTCGCAAGAAGTAGAGCAGCACGGCCGCCAAGGGGCGGGCGACGTAGACATTCCAGAAGATGTCCTGCTCTTTGCGCGAGTCGCGGTAGATACGCGCGATCTCGCCGAGCATTCCGCGCGGCTCGTCTCGGGTGGTGTCGGATTCGGTCGTGGTCATGAACGGATAGTTGGAGTCGTGACGGCGTAAGTCCCCGTTGTTCGCCGCGAAGATAGCATTGCCCGGGCGCAATTGGAAACTTGTGGCGCGTCGTATTTAGCCGTGCGCGCCGCGACGGGGCCTGTGGGCGGCGCAGCCGGGCCCTTCGAACAAAAGGAATACACAGTCGGAGCGCGCGTCTTATATTTGTAGTGGCGGATCAAA
It encodes:
- a CDS encoding phosphocholine cytidylyltransferase family protein codes for the protein MKAIIIAAGLGSRLEHYTDERPKCMVDIGGRSILSYQLEAFAKNDIDDIHIVRGYLADKLVVDGATYHENSDYQSNNILLSLFCAASAMDGPFVSTYSDIVYTPQVVEQAVHSPHDIALVVDRQWHLAYEGREDHPPEQAELAEVDGERVLRVGKQVGPENAVGEFIGLARYTAEGARQLREVYADVRAKYGDDEPFQAAAKFRKAYLTDLFCELIDRGVDVGWVPIDGGWREIDTVEDLHRVRDEWAG
- a CDS encoding CDP-alcohol phosphatidyltransferase family protein, with translation MTTTESDTTRDEPRGMLGEIARIYRDSRKEQDIFWNVYVARPLAAVLLYFLRRTALTPNQVTFLGAVAFLGVAAALILMRDWTGMLVAAAILQFAYILDCADGQLARLKSMTSEVGAYLDFLIDEVKALILVGAFSVRLWLVHDELVWLLVGLGGMALVSIATSLTNFVRRPEYAGRDIKPGESARRKSGAPKGLMPKALWLVQSFASWLVHYPSWFVYLALLDGLDGFDGSAWFMYLFLGVYALYAGKTGLGVLVKLGRPGFYK